The Chryseobacterium geocarposphaerae genomic sequence TTGGAATAATCGAATTTTTCTTTGATCAGCTGTGATCTTTTTTCAAGAAAATCAAATATACCCATGAAAAATCCATTAACATTAAGTCGGGCAGATTGGTTTACCTTTCCTGTATTAAAATCGTTTTTTACCCCTTCTATGTGATCAAAATTTTCATCTAAAAAGTTAACCAGGTCTAAATTTTCAGATTTTTTCAGCCATAGCTTCTGTTCATTTTCGTCATGAAAAATTCTGTGGATAGGAGCTTCTATTAAATAATTCTTTCCTGTATAAGTTTCAATCTCCTTTAATGAATCTTTTAAAAAATCTATTTGTTCCTGGGCTTTCCAAAAAGTAGTAAACTTTTTTAAAACTACCGGGTTAATAATGCCTGCAGAGACCTGCGACGCACTTTTTTTTCCTTCAGAGAAAATCACAAAAGATTTATTGTTTTTAATCAATTGATGTGCTAAAAAAACACCTGCATATCCGTCACCAACAATTATATAGTCTACTTTTTTCATATTAAAATCTTCTTAAAGGCCTCGTCTTCTACGTAAGTGCTTCATCATTCCCTTTATAACTAAGGGTACAATTTCAGAATAAAAAAACCTGAGTAAAAATACTCAGGTTTTATATATGAATCAAATGAAATATTAATAATTCCACAATTCGTTTTCCATTTCAAGAATCTGTCCTTTGATTCTATCACTTTCTTCAATTTGTTCTTCAGCATTCCTAGGGACATAATCCTTAATGGTTCCATCTCCTAAACCGCTTGATGACTTATAGATTATAGAAGAGAATCTTCTTGCGTTAATGATATCATCGAAAGACAAATCAGCCGCTGAATTTTTTCTGTTGAAAACGTAATTATTTGCTAAAATATCTCTTGCCTTTGGATAGTATACCCAGAATAGATCTACAAGATCATTAGCTCCTTCCATAAGTTTTCCTTCAGCATCTAGTCTACCGATAGATGTTGGATCTGGTCCCATTGCAGCAATTCCAAGAGGTCTGTATTTCATTTGGCCATCTCTCTTATCAATAAACCACATACCCATGATTTTCAACACTTTAACTTTATCGGTTGTTGTTCTAATATGGTCAATTAGTCTTTTCTTCTCATCTTCAGTAAGTTGTCTTCCTGAATTTAAAATATCAATTGCCTCTTCATCCATTCTTACACTCTCCAATTTTTTCTGAAGAGCTTCCTTGCCTAATTTTGTAGTAAAATTCTCGTCATCATAAACCTCTTCAATTTGGCCATCCATTGCAGCATCTAAAAGAATTTGATAAAGAGATCTAGTATTTTTAGAAAGTAGTCCGTCCGGATTATCATAGTAGAATGGTTGATTAATTTTATCATTCAAATCTATAATTTCCCATACAAACATACTTTTTAATACGTCTTTATCATCTACAAAACCGTACTCTAGTGGCTTTACTTTATTACTAATAACAGTATCTCCCACTTTTCTCATATTTTCAGCTCTCATCTGTCTGAATTCTTCCGGAGAAGAAGCATTTAGAATAGTCTGAGAAAATGCAAACCCAGAAGCTAAAACTAGTAGACTGCTAATATATTTTTTCATAATATGAATTTACAAATTAATCTTATTGAACATTGATAGTTACTGGTGAAATTTCTTTCAATCTTTGATTTCCTAAACCAGTTGCCGTAGCTTGGATATCATAGATTTGTACAACATCACCCGGTCTAAGATTTCTCAATAAACCTTCTGCGGAAGACAATCCACTACCTTGGATCATTGTACCTGCTCTACCTGGTAACTTCAATATGAAGCTATTTACTGTAAATGATACAGGGAAATCAAAATCTGGTAAAGTAGCTGTAACAATCTGATTTGGAATCGAAGTTGCCGGCATAAAATTAACAGCTTTACCTCTAATTTGCCCCTGCGGTCTAGGAATTCCTTTGATTCTGTATTCAAATACTTGAGATACAACTTTACCACTAGGCTCCCTTCCAGAAAGCGTCAGCTGAATAACATTTCCTGATTGTGGAGTAACATTCCATTTACCATTTCCTGTACTCTTAACAATTGCACCACCAGAAGCCGACAATGATAATTTAGCATTATCAGCACCTAAGATAGATCCAGACACTGGGTTTTCTAAACCTCTATACATTACATTCATCTTATCAGCAGAAAGTAATAATCCTTTTTCAAGTTTTACTTCTTGCGGACCTGCGATTACATTATAAGTATGAGTCCAGGTGAAGGGTTGTGCTTTTCCGCTAGCATCAGTTAATGTAATTACACCACCAATTTTATGTTCTCCTAATCCTCCAGTATTTAAAGGAAGGAACCCTTTACCATTTTCCTGTCTGCTAACACCACTGATGTTAATCTTATTACTATTAGAATAGTTACCTAACATTACAACAGCTTCAGCTTTATTACCTGCAACGATATCCGTTGGAGCAGAAACAATAGCTTCATAACTAGTGAATTTGATACTCGCATCTACTTTCTCCTGAAGCATTAATGCCAATGCATCAGACTGTACGTTTCTTGCATCATTCTGGATAATTCCTAAATTAGAAATCGCTGCAATAAGCGGTTGGTGATAGAATTTATTCTGAAACCAAGTTTTTCCGTTCGGAGATTTTCCTTGAGGATATTCTGCAATTAAAGAAGTATTTGCTCTTTCAACCAATTTTGCCAAGTGTTGATCTCTTCCAAATGTATTATTGATATAATTTCTTACATCATCAATTTTAGCTTTTAATGCCAAAGCTTTTTTTGACGGACTGTTTTCGTCTCCTCCGTTGAAGAAGTATTCTGTAGTCGCTTCGTTATTATTCAATGCAGAGAAGTTCTCACTTACATCCATGTCTTTCCCGCTCTCATCTTTATCGTGGAATTCTGAATGTTTTTTAAGTGTAGTTTTTACTTCTTCTGCCTCTTTTACCAAACCGTCAATTTTATCTCTCAATATTTGATATTGTGCCCAAGGTTCTGCATAAGTATCAGGAACCTGCTGAGCTTTAGCCTCAAGTGTCTTTTCGAAGATATCCTTGTTCTTTTGCTCCGTTAGGTTACGGGTTTGGTTAAGAGATATTGTAGAGTCATAAAACGACCTGATAATTTCAACATCAATGTTTAGGGCCATCATCGCGATGAACACCAAATACATTAGGTTGATCATCTTCTGACGTGGAGTCTGTTTTCCTTTTGCCATTCTCTTTTCTTTTGTTTGATTAAATAATTAAAATTTAGAAATGGTTAAGAAATTAAGACTTCATCGCAGTTAACATACCGCCATAAACTCTATTCAAATTATTTAAATTAGACGTTAAGCCTTGTAACTCTTGGTTGAATTTTGCAGATTGTTCAGCAGATTTTTGCATATCTTCAACATATTTGTTTGCAAATTCTGATTGTCTCTTTCCGCTTTCCAACTGCATTGCGTAAAGAGCATTCATACTCTCCATATGTTGAGCAGCTTTATTCAACTGTTCATTATATTTATGAGTAGAAGCAGATACGTCTACTGTTTGGTTGATCTGATCTACAGAGTTTGAAAATTTATCGATTCCTGCTCTTAATCTATCAAATAGTTGAACATCAAGTTTAGCATCCTGTAACATTTTGTCAAGTTTACCAGAAAGCGAGTTTTCAAGTTCTGCTATATGATTATTATTTCTAGTAGAAACATTAGAATGTAACGGGTTAGGATTTGCATGCTTATCTAATAATTCAGGATAAACATTTTCCCAAGCATAAGACTCTTCATTTTTCGGTGGATCGAAGGCAAAAATGATGAAGATGATAGCTTCAGTAATAAGTCCTACTGTAAGAGCAATATTACCATTAATAGGTCCCAGTGTAATGTGAGTAATTTTAAGCCAAGCTCCAAGAATTACAATTGCAGCACCGAATGAATAGAAGAAATTCATCCAAGCATCTTTAGTCTTAAACATATAAGTTAGTTTTTTTTAATGTTAGTGTAAATTAGTTTTATTGGTTTTTATCTGTTTATTTTTCTTGGCTTTACTGCAGCTTCAGGGATATCCTGTACTGTTCTAAATCCAATATAACTTCTTGCAGAATCTTTTCTTTCCCAATCTCTCATACCTGTCATCAACATATACCCTACATCTTTCCAAGAACCTCCTCTTACAGATTTTCTAGTATCTGATTTATCTTTAGTAGATGGGTTAAGCGTAGATGTAAACACTGCAGATGAATTATTGTATCCTGATTCTGTCCATTCAGCTACGTTTCCAGCCATATCATATAAACCGAATCCGTTCTTTTTGAATTTCTTTACAGGAGCAGTGTATGTATAAGTACCTTTTTTCTCATCCTCCATGTAATTACCTCGTTTTGGCTTGAAGTTTGCAAGATAACAACCTCTGTCATCCATTAAATAAGGGCCTCCCCAAGGATAAGCTGCATTTTCTTTTCCTCCTTTTGCAGCATATTCCCATTCAACTTCTGTAGGAAGTCTGAAAATCAAAGGTCTTTGTTTTCTTCTTTTTAAGCTTTCGTTGTAATCAGATTTTAGTTTAGTTCTGAAGTTACAATAGGCTCTTGCCTGATCCCAAGTTACTCCAACTACAGGATAGTCTTTATATGCCTTATGCCAGAAGTATTGTTCAAATAATGGCTCGTTATAAGTAAAGTGGAAATCTTTTACCCAAACTGTTGTATCAGGATAGATTGCAATACTTTCTCTTTTTAAATAATTTGCTCCTCTTTCATTATCAGCAATAGCTGCATCCGTATCTCCCCACTGATAAGTATATTTTAATTTACTTACATCAAGGATTCTTTCGTTTCCTATTCTAGAAGAAGCTGGCAAATACATCGATTCTAAAACCTCTGCATATTCTACATCCGGATACTTTGATGTATTCCAATGCAATGGAATTTTCCAGTCTAATTTCTTACTCGCATCGTAGCTTCCGTCATTTCCGCCACCTTGGCCTTCTATATATTCTTGATATGGTGTTAAGTTGTCTTCTTTTTTAGCTAAGTAAGCATAGTCTCCGATACTAGCTCCTTTACCTTTCCCATCACCTCCTTCACCTGCTGCTTCAGCAAGTAATGTTCTAGCGATAGAGTCTCTTACATAATTAATGAACAGTCTGTATTCTGCATTAGTAGTTTCAGCTTCATCCATGAAGAAAGAAGAAACTGTTGTTGTTTTCAATGGTGCTTTTTCAGCAGAATTTGTTGGATCCTGATCTGCCATACCCGCAATAAACGAGCCGGCAGGAATTGCAACCATACCATAAGGTCTTTCCGCAACAAATGATTTTGCTTTTTCTCTTGGTATCAATTCTCCTTTCGTTCCTGGTTTCCCTACAGAAGAAGTACCACCACCTGAACAAGATACCGACGCTACTGACGCAGACAATAATAAAAGAAATATCCTTTTCATGTTAATTTTTATAATTAAGCCGTAAATATATAATTTTTTTAAGAAACTTTTAAGATTTTTTTTGAAATAACGGAAGAAATCTAAATTTATTTTATTTACACCAAATTTTTATTCCACAGTTACAGATTTTGCAAGGTTTCTTGGCTGGTCTACATTTGCACCTCTATACACTGCAATATAATATGCTAATAACTGTAAAGGTACTGATGCAACAATTGGTGAGAAGCATTCTGATGTTTCAGGAATTTCAATAACATAATCTGCCATTTCACTTACCTGAGTATCTCCTTTATTCACAACAGCAATAATTTTTCCTTTTCTTGCTTTAATTTCCTGAACGTTGCTTACAATTTTATCATAATGTCCCTTCTTAGGAGCAATAATAACGATTGGCATATTTTCATCAATTAAGGCAATCGGACCATGTTTCATTTCTGCTGCAGGATATCCCTCTGCATGAATATAAGAGATTTCTTTTAACTTCAATGCCCCTTCTAATGCTGCAGGATAGTTATATCCTCTTCCTAAATACAGGAAGTTGGTAGCGGTAACAAAATCTTTTGCTATATTTTGAACTAATTCGTGCGTTGAGCTTAGAACATCTTCAATTTTTTTAGGAATAGCATCCAGCTCAGCAATTAAACTCATAAAATCTGCGTTTCCTAAGTTTCCGTTATGTTTACCTAATTTAAATGCTATTAAAGTAAGAATAGTTAACTGTGCAGTAAAAGCTTTTGTTGAAGCAACTCCGATTTCAGGACCTGCATGGGTATATGAACCTGCATCTGTAATTCTTGCAATAGAAGAATCAACAACATTACAAATACCATATATAAATGCTCCTTTTTCCTTAGCCAGTTTTAAAGCGGCCATAGTGTCTGCAGTTTCTCCTGACTGAGAAATTGCAATTACAACATCTTTATCGGTAATAATTGGGTTTCTATATCTGAATTCCGAAGCATATTCTACTTCAACCGGAATTCTCGCATATTCTTCAATTAAATATTCACCGATAAGACCAGCATGCCAAGAAGTACCGCAAGCAATAATGATGATTCTGTTTGCATTTTTAAATCTTTCAATATGGTCCCAGATTCCGGCCATTTTGATAATTCCTTCATCTACAAGAAGTCTCCCTCTCATTGTATCATGGACAGATTTTGGCTGTTCGAAAATTTCTTTCAACATAAAATGTTCGTAACCTCCTTTTTCAATCTGTTCCAAACTTAATTTAAGTTCCTGAATTTCAGGTTTAATTTTAGAATTATCATTAATAGTTCTTATGTCTACTCCATTTTCCAGAGAAATTGTAGCCATATGACCTTCTTCAAGATAAATAGCTTCCTTTGTGAATTCAACAAAAGGAGATGCGTCAGAAGCAATGAAATATTCGTTCTCACCAATACCGATTGCTAAAGGAGACCCTAATCTTCCCACCACTAATACCCCAGGAAAATCCTGATGCATCACAGTTATAGCATACGCACCATATACTTCATTAAGCGCATATCTTACTGCAGTAGGAAAATCCATTTCGGGATTTAAATCCATAAAATACTGAATAAGATTTACTAAAACTTCTGTATCGGTCTCCGATTTGAAGCTAAAACCTTTTTCAATAAGCATTGTTTTAATAGTATCATAGTTTTCAATAATCCCATTATGAACAAGAGCAATTTTATTATTATTTGAAAGGTGAGGGTGGGAATTTCTATCACTAGGAACACCATGTGTAGCCCAACGAGTATGCCCCATACCTATTTTAGCAGTACCTTTCAATGCTTCAGAGATCTTTACTAAATCATCTACTTTCCCTTTAGTTTTCTCAACTTCAAATTTATCATTCCCATCTTCTAAGACAATTCCAGCACTGTCATACCCTCTATATTCTAATCTTCTAAGACCGTTGATAACAATATCATACGCATCCTGAAATCCTGTATATCCTACTATTCCGCACATATTTTTCTCGTGTTTTTATATGTATTTTATTTTTTGCTGTGAACAACTAAAAGTTGTATTTTATTTTTATTAGACGGATCATTACCAATAAATACTGCTCTATCTGCCGAGAAAGCTCTGTTTGAATATTTGTATCCCGCATAAGATCCTGATGTTGTATTAATAAAACTTGCTAAGTCAATCTTAAAATATTTATTTGTATTATCAACACCAGTTTCAACAATATCCTTCAATGATTTTGTAATCGTAAAATCATAATATGCAGGATTCTTATCAATGTCATATATTTTATACGGAGAAAAATTTATAGATCCACTTAAGTTTAACAAATCTGTCGTAAAAGCTGTTGTCTCTTTTCCATTACTATCCACATCTTTTTGAACAATAGTAAAATCGATTGGCTTCGTATACTTATTATTGTAGTTCGCATAATTTATATTCCAAGATGGATCTGTATAGATTCTGATTCTAGCACCAATAATAGCTTTTTTATTATTTTGATAGAATTGTTTCAGTTCATTGATAGTTGCTGCCGGAATCTTAATACCTATTGAAGGTCCTCCCATTCCCTGAGTAAATAATCTAGCATCTCCATTTATTTTATCTCCAATAACAGAGTTATCAAACTGTGTCGATCTATTGTATTCATAGTGCCCAATATGTGCATTGGCCGATCCCATAGTAAACTTATAAGTTGTTTGAGGCCTCGTTGTTGTACCATTTTCCGTTTTATCATTTTTATAATACATGATCATCTCTATGTCATCCGGATTAAACTGAAACAGATATCCATCACTTTCAACAACAGAGAGTTTTATCCCCTTAAAATATCTAATAAAGTTAGAAGCATCTTTAAGATCCGAAGAACTGGCTTTATCCACAATTTTAGTCTGGAAAAAACCAGCACTTAAAGGAATTCTAATTCCCACCGCTGAAGATGTGTATAATGAGCTAGCATCAGAATCTTTTGTGATTGTTACTGAATTCACATTTCCATTAAATATTTTGCTTCCTAGTTCTAATGGAGCGTCATAGATGGTATTAGAATAAGCAATATCATTTTGTCCATTTAAAAAATCTCCAACTTCATTTACCTTAATTGTAAATTGTGGCACCGCTCCATTAATTTTAGCCTTTCCATATTTGTAAACAGGATAAGTATTTACCACTTTTTTAGCCGCAACATTTCCATCTGGATAAATATAATCTTCATTTGTCGTAGTGGTAAGTGAATCTGTAGCATACGTTGGTTTTACCACTAATACAACAGAGTCAACTACAGGATTTGCTCCAAAGTCCGGGCTATAAGACGGTAAACGTACTTGAGTGAAATAAGATGCTCTTTGCATTCCGAACTGACTTTCCGTAAAAGCACCTAATACAGCTTTTCTTGTAGAATTATAAACTTCATACATAGCAGATGCATCACTACGAATACTGTCATTGTTATCAATATTATAAGCAATGACATCACGAGAAGTTTCTTCTCCCTGAGCTGCATCATTTAAAAATAATTGTTCTCCCAAAGCATCTGTTTCAGGTTCACAATTGTATAATAATACACTTCCAAAAATCGCCATAAATAAAATGGCGAAAGTTCTTTTAATAGTATAAGTCATTAAAATGTGTTTTTTAATAAAGTTGATTGATAGAATCTACATCAAGATACTCAGATTTTGATGTACCAGTTTCATTAAAAGCCTTATCTAGTTCTTCGTTTAAGAATTCATCTCCTTTAACAATTGAATCTACATAGTTCATGCTTTCAATTACAACATTCTGAATGGTTGGATTTTCCAATGCCTTTAATCCTGAAATATTATCAAATTTAAGCTTATCTTCAATATTACCACTCAAAGCAGCATCTTTCTCATTGTATAAAGAAAGAACTATTTTAGCATCTTTAAAGTATGCATCAGTTTCGTAATATGTTTTAAGATAAATAGGAACAAAAGAAGACATCCATCCGTTTAAGTGAATAACATCCGGAACCCAGTTTAATTTTTTAATGGTTTCTATAACTCCTCTTGCAAAAAAGATTGCTCTCTCATCATTGTCATCGAAAGGATTTCCTTCATCATCAAAATAATATTGCTTTCTTTTAAAATATTCTTCATTATCTATAAAATACACCTGAAGTCTTTCTCCTGGAAGAGAAGCTACCTTAATGATAAGAGGCTGATCTAAATCATTGATAATAATATTCATTCCTGAAAGACGAATAACCTCATGAAGCTGAAACTTCCTTTCACTTATTTGTCCAAATCGTGGCATAAAAACTCTCACATCATTTCCTTCCTGGTGCATCTTAAGTGCCATTTTGTTTACCACTGTTGCTAAATTTGTATCTTCCTGATAAGGGTACATTTCTGTGGTAATGTACAGTATCTTTTGATTCGGCATAAACTTCTATCTAATTTTTGTAAAAATGCTTTAATGTGCAAAATTACAAAAAAACATCCAACATTATTTTAATTAACATTTTTTTACGATAATTCCCTTTTTCAGATTATCGAAAACAACAGTAATATATGATATTTTTAGTATTTTTGAAATACTATTATAGCGAACTATGGAAGTTTTAAAAAATAAGAAAACACTTCAGGATTTCATTGAAAGACAGAAGGAAATGGGAAAAAGAATAGGTTTTGCTCCAACAATGGGTGCGCTGCACAACGGGCACCTTTCCCTTTATGAAGAAGCAAGAAAAGAAAATGACCTTGTCATTTCTTCAATTTTTGTAAATCCCACTCAATTTAACAATCCTGAAGACCTTGAAAAATATCCACGAGATATAGACCGAGATATTTTGATCCTACAGAATTCAGGACTCATAGATGCTGTTTACATTCCTGAAGTATCTGATATTTATCCAGAAAAGACAGAAAGCCAACATTATGATTTCGACGGACTGGAAAACGAAATGGAAGGAAGATCCCGGCCAGGGCACTTTGACGGAGTCGGAACCGTTGTAGAAGAGCTTTTCAAACAAATACAGCCCGACAATGCTTATTTTGGCGAAAAAGACTTTCAACAGTTAGCCATTATCAAAAAATTGGTTGAAAAGAAAAAGCTTCCCATTAAAATAAAAGGAGTACCCATTTACAGAGCGAGTAATGGTTTAGCATTAAGCTCAAGAAATCAAAGACTGCACGAAGACAGAAAAGAAGCTGCAAAAATCATTTATGAAACATTAAAACAGGTAAATAACTGGTTCAAAGAAATAACAATATCCGAAATCAAAGAAAAGGTACAGGACATTTTTGATCATCAGCAAGGTATGAAACTTGAGTATTTTTTAATTGCAGATGAAGAAACTTTACAAGAAACGGATACTTTTCAAAAAGGGCGAAGCTTCAGAGCTTTTATAGTCGTTATTGTAGATGGTGTGAGGTTAATTGACAATATGCACCTCTCTTAAATATTATAATTTATTTCCAATATATGATAGGCATCACTTTTAGTGATGCTTTTTTATATCTTACTTAAACAATAGTTTACATTTATCAAATATAAAAAAAATCAAAGGCTTCTTACGAAGCCTTTGAAACACCAAATCACAAAATATTAATATGAAAAAAATTTACTTTTCAGTAAACTTGTGACCCGGCTGGGATTCGAACCCAGGACCCATACATTAAAAGTGTATTGCTCTACCAGCTGAGCTACCGAGTCGGTCACTTCATCTACAAATTACATTTCAAAATGCTTTTTGTTTTTTAGCGGTGCAAAGATACGATATTTTTTGTCTTTGCAAAATTTATTTTAAAAAATCAAAGGCTTCTTACGAAGCCTTTGAAACACCAAATCACAAAATATTAATATGAAAAAAATTTACTTTTCAGTAAACTTGTGACCCGGCTGGGATTCGAACCCAGGACCCATACATTAAAAGTGTATTGCTCTACCAGCTGAGCTACCGAGTCGGCCACAATTGTATGATAAATATAAAAATAATTCTAATAAATCACACCAATTATTTCAATTTTCTGCAGTGTGCCTGCGACTGGACTCGAACCAGCACATCCTTAGGAAACCACCCCCTCAAGATGGCGTGTCTACCAATTTCACCACGCAGGCAATAAATTACAAAATCAGTAATTTTCTTGCTAGTGACCCGGCTGGGATTCGAACCCAGGACCCATACATTAAAAGTGTATTGCTCTACCAGCTGAGCTACCGAGTCGGCCACTTTATTATCGATTAACACTATGATAATGTCCCTCGTTTTCAGTGGTGCAAAGATATGAGTTTTTTCTTTATCTCAAAACTTTTTCGCAAATTTGTTTAAAAAAAATTCATGATAATTTCACTTGTTGGATACATGGGAAGTGGCAAATCTCACATTTCCAAAATATTAAGCGAAAAACTCAATTTTAAATTAATTGATCTTGATAAAGAAATTTCCAGACGCAACAAATTAACAATTCCTGAAATCTTCGAAAAAAAGGGAGAAATCTACTTTAGAAAGCTGGAAAGAGAAACTTTGGAAGAGATACTGGCTTCACAGGAGAATGTGATTTTAAGCCTTGGTGGAGGAACTCCGGTTTACTATAATAATATGGAAATTATTAATCATAACTCGAAAAGTGTTTTTTTGAGAGCTTCTGTCGGGACTTTATCCGAAAGACTTCTGAAACAAAAAGAAAAACGTCCTTTGATTGCAAATATTTCTGATGAAAACCTTCCTGAGTTTATTGCTAAACATTTATTTGAAAGAAATGAATTTTACAATAAAGCGCAGGCCAGTGTAATTACGGATAACAGGACTCCTGAAGACATTGTGGATGAAATCATAGAAAAGCTCTATCTCTAGAGCTTTTTTTAATCTTCATTTTCAGAATCATCATCTCCGGTCTCACCAAAGAACTCATCCCAGTCTGTAAAATCTGTTGCAACATCATTTTCTACATAGTCATCCATATCACGTCGGTCTTTCTTCGTAGGCCTTCCCTCTCCTTTAATCCGGTAATAATCCTGAGACATTTTACGCATTTTTAATAGTTCATACTGCTCTTTATCTGTCACATCTTTTATATGTAAAGGCACTAATTTGGCCCCGATTCTACTTTTAGGAATCTGGATTACTTTAATTTTATAGTCAATCTGATTTTTACGGATCTTGATTACATCCCCTTCCTTCACCTCTTTAGAAGACTTCACTACCGACTCACCAATAGAAACTCTGTTTTTTTTAATCTCCTCAGTAGCAATGGTTCTGGTCTTATAAAAGCGAATGCTCCATAAAAATTTATCTATTCTCATATTTTTTTATACTTTTGTCGTTATATTATTTGTAAAGTAATTAAAAGTTTTTTTAATAATGAAAAAAATATTTTTATATATCCTTGCAGGCTCTCTTTGTTTTTCTGCTTGTAAAAAAGATGATGAAGTAGAAACTTTTGTAGAACCTGAAGACATTAATGTAAGAAATTCTTATGATCAGCAGGCTATTCAAAAATTTATGAATGACAATTACTTGGACAGTCAAGGAAATATAAAAGCATTCAGCAGTACAGACGCAAGTGATGATAATGAGAAAAAATTATCTGACCTAAGCCCTCAAACACTTCCTTCAGGTGTTATTTATATTGTAAGAAACGGAGCTCAGCCTTCACCAGGTGTTGCTATAGAGACAAACTCTAGTGCTAGTAATGCTACTCAAATCAAAACTATGATAAGAGCTAACTATTATATTGCCACAGATACTGACGGAAATATTAAGTTCTCAACAGCAGGTACCCTTTTAAACACTATTGACGGAAATGGTTCTCCACTCACTGACCCTATTTTTTATTATGTGAAAAAATCGGTTCTAGATGCTGCAACAACAGACGCCGCAAAACAAAGAAAATACTATGAAATCGAAGGTTTTCAAGAAGGCTTGAAACAATTCAATGGATTTGAAAACACAGCAAATGGAGCTCCATATAACTTGCAAGGTGTAATTATAGTACCTTCAAAAGCTGCATTTGCAAGAGATAGTAATTACTACGGGCTTCAAAATGCGTGTTTAGTATTTAACTTTCAAATCTACGATGCCAAAACAAGGCCCGCAGATCAACAATAAAAAAAGCGCTTCAAATTGAAGCGCTTTTTTATTATCTATTTTTCTAAACCCTTGCTTTTTGTTTTACATTTCCTAAAATATCCGGGAAATACAAGTCCGCTAAGTGATCAAATTCATCACCTCTCATAAACATGGTAGCATCAACTTCTTCATAAGAGTTTCTACCTGCCGCTGCAATCAGTTCATTACAGGTATGAAGGGTATTTTTATGGAAGTGATATACTCTTTCCGCTTTATCCGTTACATCAAGCCCTTTAATTAACATTTTATCCTGTGTAGCAACACCTGTCGGGCAATTATTGGAATTACATCTCAATGCCTGAATACAACCTAAAGAGAACATAAACCCTCTCGCATTATTACACATATCTGCACCCATGGCAAT encodes the following:
- the glmS gene encoding glutamine--fructose-6-phosphate transaminase (isomerizing); this translates as MCGIVGYTGFQDAYDIVINGLRRLEYRGYDSAGIVLEDGNDKFEVEKTKGKVDDLVKISEALKGTAKIGMGHTRWATHGVPSDRNSHPHLSNNNKIALVHNGIIENYDTIKTMLIEKGFSFKSETDTEVLVNLIQYFMDLNPEMDFPTAVRYALNEVYGAYAITVMHQDFPGVLVVGRLGSPLAIGIGENEYFIASDASPFVEFTKEAIYLEEGHMATISLENGVDIRTINDNSKIKPEIQELKLSLEQIEKGGYEHFMLKEIFEQPKSVHDTMRGRLLVDEGIIKMAGIWDHIERFKNANRIIIIACGTSWHAGLIGEYLIEEYARIPVEVEYASEFRYRNPIITDKDVVIAISQSGETADTMAALKLAKEKGAFIYGICNVVDSSIARITDAGSYTHAGPEIGVASTKAFTAQLTILTLIAFKLGKHNGNLGNADFMSLIAELDAIPKKIEDVLSSTHELVQNIAKDFVTATNFLYLGRGYNYPAALEGALKLKEISYIHAEGYPAAEMKHGPIALIDENMPIVIIAPKKGHYDKIVSNVQEIKARKGKIIAVVNKGDTQVSEMADYVIEIPETSECFSPIVASVPLQLLAYYIAVYRGANVDQPRNLAKSVTVE
- a CDS encoding DUF4270 family protein, whose protein sequence is MTYTIKRTFAILFMAIFGSVLLYNCEPETDALGEQLFLNDAAQGEETSRDVIAYNIDNNDSIRSDASAMYEVYNSTRKAVLGAFTESQFGMQRASYFTQVRLPSYSPDFGANPVVDSVVLVVKPTYATDSLTTTTNEDYIYPDGNVAAKKVVNTYPVYKYGKAKINGAVPQFTIKVNEVGDFLNGQNDIAYSNTIYDAPLELGSKIFNGNVNSVTITKDSDASSLYTSSAVGIRIPLSAGFFQTKIVDKASSSDLKDASNFIRYFKGIKLSVVESDGYLFQFNPDDIEMIMYYKNDKTENGTTTRPQTTYKFTMGSANAHIGHYEYNRSTQFDNSVIGDKINGDARLFTQGMGGPSIGIKIPAATINELKQFYQNNKKAIIGARIRIYTDPSWNINYANYNNKYTKPIDFTIVQKDVDSNGKETTAFTTDLLNLSGSINFSPYKIYDIDKNPAYYDFTITKSLKDIVETGVDNTNKYFKIDLASFINTTSGSYAGYKYSNRAFSADRAVFIGNDPSNKNKIQLLVVHSKK
- a CDS encoding glycogen/starch synthase; translated protein: MPNQKILYITTEMYPYQEDTNLATVVNKMALKMHQEGNDVRVFMPRFGQISERKFQLHEVIRLSGMNIIINDLDQPLIIKVASLPGERLQVYFIDNEEYFKRKQYYFDDEGNPFDDNDERAIFFARGVIETIKKLNWVPDVIHLNGWMSSFVPIYLKTYYETDAYFKDAKIVLSLYNEKDAALSGNIEDKLKFDNISGLKALENPTIQNVVIESMNYVDSIVKGDEFLNEELDKAFNETGTSKSEYLDVDSINQLY
- the panC gene encoding pantoate--beta-alanine ligase; this translates as MEVLKNKKTLQDFIERQKEMGKRIGFAPTMGALHNGHLSLYEEARKENDLVISSIFVNPTQFNNPEDLEKYPRDIDRDILILQNSGLIDAVYIPEVSDIYPEKTESQHYDFDGLENEMEGRSRPGHFDGVGTVVEELFKQIQPDNAYFGEKDFQQLAIIKKLVEKKKLPIKIKGVPIYRASNGLALSSRNQRLHEDRKEAAKIIYETLKQVNNWFKEITISEIKEKVQDIFDHQQGMKLEYFLIADEETLQETDTFQKGRSFRAFIVVIVDGVRLIDNMHLS
- a CDS encoding shikimate kinase, which produces MIISLVGYMGSGKSHISKILSEKLNFKLIDLDKEISRRNKLTIPEIFEKKGEIYFRKLERETLEEILASQENVILSLGGGTPVYYNNMEIINHNSKSVFLRASVGTLSERLLKQKEKRPLIANISDENLPEFIAKHLFERNEFYNKAQASVITDNRTPEDIVDEIIEKLYL